The Pyrus communis chromosome 5, drPyrComm1.1, whole genome shotgun sequence region tttctttgtccttgttcttactcgcatggcaaagtgaaagaagcaatcagccggcacttggagtcagtctttcgatctggaaccgactgcctggaagctattccctggttgcttacctagcgttgctctcgagtagtcatcttcaacggttgatacacttccggagaagggaccacttctgcaaaggggagcaagtaaggcaagtgaaaatgatacattgtagcatgtggagacaagcaacaactgcatatgctgagctatcctctaaccctcttcaatacgaattggaaagattgaacaaagaaacagataaaaggaggaagctcagaccttcgggggagaccaaaagaatcctgctgcccagttcaagagtagcacaaagaaaaatcaacgagtggaggagaccaaaagaatcttccagcccagttcaagagtagcctgtggaaaatcaacgattggaggaaaccaaaagaatcttccagcccagttcacgagtaagcctgtggaatcaccaagatcaagcctcaatgcaatcaccaaggagaagatggaattgaataatatatgtaaaaaaaattattatgggttttttttagaATAATATATTATTGCGGGGTTTTTCTACTTCCTATTACTTCCTATTACAATTATTAAAgttaattcaattaactaaaGTTGATTCAATTAACTAAAGTTTTTCTACAAATGTTGTCCCGAAGGTTGGACATAATCATTACTTCCTATTACAATTATTAAAgttaattcaattaactaaaGTTGATTTGAATGTGATGATGATGGAGATATTTGCATAGGTGATAGAATGACAATGATGTATCCCTTCACATTGCAAAGCTCATCCCCTCCATTAGCAATTCTGGACAATTTGAGGTAACATTATAGACCACTTAATATTATATGCGGATAATTCCCTCTTAATCTAATAGACCACTTAATATAATTaatagaccacttgattttccctctttctttccctttttccctCTTTCTTATAGACCACTTAATATTATATGCGGATAATACcactctaattaaaaaaaatgattgtgTGAGCCCTTGACAACTGTAACCGGACATGAAGCATTTGTCACCACATGGATGATTGTGTGAGCCCTTCttccctttttccctttttctttccctctttccctctttccctctttccctcttaATCTAATAGACCACTTAATATAATTaatagaccacttgattttccctctttctttccctctttccctcccGTATAAACCTCTTTCCTTCttccctttttccctttttccctttttctttccctctttccctctttccctctttcccatATATTGAATCCGAATTTGATTTTTAAGACTCATCTTTCTCCCTCTCGTTCGCAAGGCAGTGACGCCAAACTCGAAGCCGACGCAAATTAAGTGTATAGATGTCGTATTTGATCACTCGTCGTCGGAGCGTGACCAATGCGCCTCCTACACCCCTTACTGAGGCTACTCCTATGGGGCCCCAGGTGCCTGTCTCATCGACGTCATCAGTATCCATTCACCCGCTCAGTGCACGACGACCTCACCGACGTCGTCGTGAGCCGGACCCTTCTGATCACACTTCCGCAGCATCCAGAGTCGAGGGTGAGGCCTCCCATCCAGGTagttttttttctaattcttgATGACtacgttgtatttttttttttcattttaaaattattatttttatgatgcTAAAAATTTGTTGGATTGTGAAATGCTATACTATTAGGGGAAGTTATGTTGGATTGTGAAATGCTATATTATCATTTTGGGAAATGCTATACTATTAGGGGAAGTTATGTtgaattttttgtgaaaatttaagCTTTGGGTTTTCACCATTTAAGTATTTTTGGCcagctaaaaaaaaaactagggggCCTAGTCGAATGCTGAAGCCGGCACAGAGTGTACGTTTGACTGGCTCCAAGATCAAGATTGAGTATGACCCACTACATCGTGGAGCGGCTACAGCTCAACAACATAGCATCATCGCTAGTAGCTGTGGTGTTGTTATTAAACAAATTTGTCCTATGCAGTGGGAGAAATGGGCAGAAATTCCAGATTGGACGAAGGATTTGGTGCGAGACAAGTTGTCggttagtatattaatttttaacctTTAACTACTTGGTTCTGCATAAAAATATTGTTCTTCTTGATGTTCTGTATATTCATTTTGACTCACTGGATTACTTAGGTATGTATCGAATCTAGTAATGAAATTAAATCATCCAACTCTTGTATCTCGTtatttaattcattttgatctatttcatcaatttttgaaattacctcttctgtttctttttcaaattcataAGCTAATCTTATCGATTCTTGTTTATTATAATCTTGTACTTTATGCCATGTCTGAGTTGCTTGTTCATGAATGTCATTGggttcataaattatttttccgATTCTTGCATTCTTTTCTTCATCTAAATAAACAAATTCGGAttcaatatcatttttttagttttgtttacaaatattaaaaaccaaaatatattatcttaatattattatatttcttactattattttattgtttttcatattCGTAGGTAATTTTCGATCTTGATGATATATTTCCCGAGGTCAAGGCCTACTTAGATGAGACCTTAGCAATCCGGTAGAAACATTGGAAGAACTATCTTCACACGCATTTTAAGCTATGGGATACTCCGGAGATTGCTCGCCTACATGGTTGCCCAAGCAAGTTGAGGGACCGGCCAGAGGATTGGGAATGGCTTTTCAAACATTTTACGGACCCaaaatttgtggtatgtacataatatttgaataataatttattattgttttagttattttttaaatctttttttattaatttatttcaaatagtCGCATTAACATGTATATTGTGTGTTTAACAGAAGAAATCTGTTGCTGGCAAGATAGCTCGGGAGTCAAAGACACTTCTCCACCATTCTGGTTCGAAGCCCTTTTCATATAGGCTTCAGACACGACGTcaggtaaaagtatattaatttagaaattttatacaatttatttattattattgattaataaaattttcttaatgtttttttttctttcttcaggAGGGTTCTAAGTTCCCAGAGATCGACATGTTCGAGGACGTTTACGTTCGACCTGGAGATGAGACCGCTGGGCAGCTTCATGTAAGTATATGTAattgttattattcttatatgtatgaatcgttcaaatattatttatatatatgttttttctttattattacagGCTCTTATGGTGGAAAAGAGCACTACTGTTCTCCAAGAAGCAACATCGCAACTTCCCCCGGAGACCCCAATTGAGGACGTCACAGTACCTGATGATGCAGGTTTTCAGATTTTGACTGATGTCCTAGATCAGAACTTCGGTCGTCGTCACGGCAAGGTTGTTCGGTGCATAGGGAAAGCACGACTTCGTGAGACTGGTGCCTCTTCTTCCAGATCAAACACCACAGAGGTCGATTCATTGAAGGAGGAAGTGATAACCATAAAGGGTCAGCTTGAGGTCCAGGGCGAGCAGATGAGGGCCCAGGGTGAGCAGATGAAGGAGCAGATAAGGGCCCAGGGCGAGCAGCTGCATACTTATGACGGACAGATGAGAGATCTTATACGAGCCATACAGATGACCGGCCTCCAAATCTCACTACCAATACCTGATCTTGCTACACCTTCAACCTCCGAGCCACTTCACCCTGCCGATACCCAGTAGCCACTTCACCTAGAAGAttacttgtagttttttcttttttatttggacatcttgtatgtacattttcatatattgtataattaaatacttttctttggttaattaattattatttagaatttaattacaatattattaaaaattaagaaagtaatATTTTTTACCAAAACCAAATTTCCACTTTGCGCGACATACAATACATCGTGCAAAGCATGTTCCCAAGTTGCGCAAAGTATCTTTGCGTGACGTagactgcgtcgcgcaaagtatctTTGCGCAACTTGGGAACATGCGTTGCGCAAAGACACTTTGAGCGACTATAGTCTACGTCGCGCAAGGATCTTGAGTGACGTAGGTTGGGTCGCGCAAAATACGTCGCGCAAGATCCTGAGTGACGTAGGTTGAGTCGCGCAAAATACGTCGCACAAGGATCTTGGGTGACGTAGGTTGAGTCGCGCAAAATACGTCGCGCAAagacactttgcgcgacgaagcctTTACATGCGTCGTGCAAAGAAACTTGCGCGACGGATGTTGAGTCGCGCAaaatacgtcgcgcaaagtgtctTTGCGCGACGATAGGGTTACTTGCGTCGCGCAAAGCCTTCTGTCACTGCCTTGCCGCGACGGTTTGTGTGCGACGTTTTTTGCCTTTGCGCGACGTTttttgactttgcgcgacgaaggaccTGCGttgcgcaaagtgttttttgtactagtgtagGGCTCATATGTGATACACATAGCGCTAGTCTttacgtgattgtagtactagagcataaatcattattacacctagTCTTGTTCGCGTCAGAATATCTTTGCATAAACTTGTTtgtcagcatatgtcgatgagcactcgatatgatatgtttatttatgcAATATATTGTAATTACTGGATGTTATATGTTTATATGCGGAAATATTGGGAATTATTGCATGTTTTCAAGATATTATTGTTTATGGTAAGTGTTTTCTTAGAATATGTAATATATTatgtttggaaactatacttgctTTATAGCAAGGGGTTATTACGTTTTCGAAAAAGTTTTATAAAGTTTGATTTTTAGGCCCACacacccttgtttttcacccctccaggttttagtggcaGCGCTtttgtgtcgacgaggattcttggcaaatgttGGTATAGGAgattactgtactttacttatgctctgacatcacatgtgaaatgggttcaatctCACTCACATGTGCactcttgcatttagttacttttaggtttaaatttattcatattttccacatcactacactctATGGCTGCGTCACCTTTCTAATGTTGACCAGCACAGCTTGATTCGGAGTCCAAGCGGACATTCCAGGTTAGGGTGTGTCAGAAAACATGTATTAAGAATTGTTATTGTCATTATTAGTATAAATCGATTGTTTGTAGAACTAAATTGTAAAAGCTTGTTTGTAATATCTAGATTTGTTTTTCTCTAATATTGAACTTTTTGGGCACAATAACAAAATTGTGCTAACATGGCTTGGAAAAGCCATCTGACATGTCGTCAGAACAAAGGCACAAAATAGCTCTTATTTGTGCTAAGTCTTTGAGTCCAGAATGCTATATTGTGCCCTATGACCAAAGGGCACGTCCGTAGAGAGCACAAataatatttaagttgttgcacTATTGCTATTGTTATAAGACACCTATATTGGTGTCCTTAAGCCTCATAgggcacatatatatatatatatatatatttttttttttttttttttttttttttttgtgtgcagTGGcaatttttcttgtagtgacaTATGAACATGAGTCATTAGATTTCATTAGATTAAAAGATCCAATGGCTCTTATTTACATGTGTAACTTAAATTTACACTTTTGATGTTCACTAGAGAAAGCCTCAAGAACCACAAAAACCATTAGGCTCGGTTGCTTGAGGTCCAGTCCACTTAAATAGTAATATATGGTTTGGTTCCTTTGGCATTCGAGGAAGAAGAGTTTTTGAGTAGGATTTTGTTCCTTCGGATCCTAAGTATGTTGTTACTGCCTACTTGAAGGATTGGTTTTAGGCTAACGGGTTTCCTTGATCCTCCTCGATCTCGTGCCTTATATTCTTTAGAACATCCTCCAAAGGGCTTAGGTAAAATGTAATGTTGATAGGTCTTATAAAGGGCTAATTTTATTAACGATGGTGGGGTCTTCAGAAATTCTTCATGGCAAGAGGTTGCGGGTTTTTGTGACAACCTTTGTTGAGGTGAGATTCTAATTGCTGAAATTTGGGGTATGTTTTGCAACTTGTGCAAAATAAGGGATATAAGAATATTTTGGTTGAATCTAATTCTGCCTTTGCTGTGGACTTGCTTTTAAATGCCAAAGTTGATATTCAACTTTTGGGGAGTTTGATTACAAATTATCGTGATTTTATGCACCATAATTGGTCTTTTGAAATTTGGCATACTATATATcggaaaatgaatttttttattgatgaactGGCTCATTTGGGTTTAGATCTAGTCTTTTTTTAGCAAACTCCTCCATCTTGTCAATCTCGTTTGGTTATTGATATAGTTGAGATCGTTTGGCCTTGAGATAGTTTGATATAGTTTTTAAAAAACTTCATTCTAATATTTGGCAAAGATGACTTTTAGACTAAaaccatgagtaagatcaaaatataattttagtccattgatacattaataacctcacttgttaattacattttgattttttaattatttatctttttcttcttaattttaatgtattaattttatttcgttataattttaattttaatttcatttatcataatatatattgttgtaaacatttaaactaatttttgttatacaatatatttcaatgtactttgtcttcttcatttaggtacattaaattcattataatacatttcggtgcatacatttaggtatacatattttgatacaaatatttaggtacattaattcaatataatacatttcggtactaacatttcagtgcaacatttcggtacatacatttaggtacattaatttaatataatacatttcggtgcatatatttcagtacatacatttcgatactagcatttaaatacattagttcaatataatacatttcggtacatacatttaggtacattaattgagtctttcaagtttgaagaatgttaaataaaattaataaattaaaaagaaaaaaacttttttttggtcaaaaaataaattaaaatttgtatattaataaatttatatatttaatgggagacattaaataaaatgcacattaattattttgaattaaggacacatcaagGGACTATAAGTCTATAATCTATATATAATCTAACACtaggtttattttaaatttcaatgttcttgaaggattaaagttaaaaaatccctatagtttttctttctttcaggCTTTATGTCTCACTGTCAACCAAAAtgttatcattcttttattgaGCGATATTCTATTCTAACCAGGGTAAGGATTTTAGTGTCTCATATTTTATACAACTTGCCAATGGGCAAGCTATAACTAGGTTTTAAACTCGCCATTCATGAGACTTTAACTCGAGACCTCCCAATTACAAGTGGAGCAATTGTAACACTATTCACAAGCATATCATTTAGAAAGCAAGAATAAAAAAAGGAGTCTAAACATATGTATATCTAGTAACACAAAATATACAAAAGACTAAAGCCTAATGCATAACATATACTAATATTGATTCTGCAGGTACTTTGATCacatttaatttctttttcttgatcACATAGTCAACAGTTAatgtgtacaattttttttgggaagtgttattggcacttcaaaaatctcattctacactcctcacaagtgtattttctttcctaatatagaaagttggagtgtagaatgagatttttgaggtgctaataacaattccctttttcttttctttttttttatacaagagGATACTAAGGGAAGGGGACTTGAACACATGACTCATAGTCTGGGATGCAAAGTAAACTTTCTTAACCCACTTGATCTACAAATCTGTCGCCAACTTGTGCAAAGGGTTAATATATAAGTACAAATGCCAATGAAAGATGAAATATAGTGAACTTGTTAATTAAAACCTAGAGAGGAACTGCATTTGCTTCAGTAGAGGAGTTAGGGTTTCCATGAGTTTCTCGCAAGGATGATTGTGAATTCCTTCATACGTTGTCACGACGATGCTCGTGTCTTTAGACAGCCTCTGGACTTGTTTTTTCACATTGCATGTGTGATGTGTGCAGCGATAATAGCTCCTACAATACATAATTAATTGAGTAAATGCCCTAATAATATCATTGTGCTTAACTAGCTGGACAAAAATAAACTACCCCAACATATAAATTTTTGAATCATTCACTGCATATATATTGTCACACAGTTATATATGGAGGTCCTATCCTATATAATACACATAACCAAATAATTACAGGAGTTTTGGATTCAAGATGCTAGCTAGACAACCTCAAAGGTTGCTAGCTAGAACATAATGTACCTATATGATTGGTCCAATTAATGGCTTCTTCTTTATGGTATAAATTAGTCTAATTTCCCTAATCAATTTAATATTGGTATTTTAAACGACTTGGGAGCTTTTTTCTGTGGGAAAAATGTTTTGTTAGAATTGTATTTTCTACTAACAATATACTTTTTTGTCAGATTCATATTTTGCTATTAAAAGTACATATAGGATTCggattttgaacttttgaaattttggatCATAAATTTCTGATGACTTCAAATGACAATTAATATTCATGTACTCAATTTTCTTCTGGGGTCAGGCTTAGAAATGTTTTGCTATATTAAATATTATAGACAAACCCTAGTCATGCAAACAATTTGACTAAATAACTTGATTCCCTATGTTCATTAGAGAATTCACAAGTTCTGACAAATTAAGCAGCTAAAACGATGAATATATGCATATCATACTTCGTTTATGTCTCAGATTCCCTTGATTCACTAGCCAGCGAAGTAACCAGTattcattattttcaaaattttgttttctagAATAATAAAATTTGTTCCCTAGCTATATTGATACATGGTATGAACAATGTGttcatatttataatatttataaaagaaaaaataatgaataaacCTGGGATATGAGCTATTCTTGACGGCTTTCTGTCCATATTTTCTCCAGCGGTAGCCATCATCAAGAATATCATCCGTACTCCGAGTATGGAACGCAAACCTAGGTCGGCTTGCCGCTGCTTTTCTCATCCTACCCCCAGCTTTCCTTTTAATACCCAACTTTTCTTCCTGATCTGCAGATTCACTAATAATAGTCCCAGCAGAGCCACTAATATTTTTGTCCACCATAGCCATAGGCTTAAAACTATTAATCTGATCATGACTAAGCCAGCCAACCGCCTGAGTACCACCAGAGAGAAGGCTGACCCAATCAATGTCTAGAAGATCAGGAGGGTTGGTCATCAGTGAGGAGGATGAAGAGGGTGTGAAGAGAtagggaggaggaagaggagggttTTGGGGTGGCGGGGGCAACAAGAATGGTAACGATAAGGGCGGCAATTGGGAGGTTAATGGAGGTGGATTATGCTGTTGATGATGATCCTCCATTTATAATTAATAGGAGTGATCTAATTATAATTACTGAATAATCAGAATAATGATGTGAAAGGAAACGAGAATGTTTGATGGAGGGAAGTATATACGAAGTCCTCTCCAGCGAGGTGGTGGAAGGTGAGAAGAAGTTGGACTGACGTACACGAACAAagttagagagagggagagcgagagagagagagagagagagagagagagagagagagagaagttgtTTGCTTAGGGTTGAATTATGAGAGGATGGTTTTAATTGCCGTTTTTGGTATAACCC contains the following coding sequences:
- the LOC137733229 gene encoding probable WRKY transcription factor 56; amino-acid sequence: MEDHHQQHNPPPLTSQLPPLSLPFLLPPPPQNPPLPPPYLFTPSSSSSLMTNPPDLLDIDWVSLLSGGTQAVGWLSHDQINSFKPMAMVDKNISGSAGTIISESADQEEKLGIKRKAGGRMRKAAASRPRFAFHTRSTDDILDDGYRWRKYGQKAVKNSSYPRSYYRCTHHTCNVKKQVQRLSKDTSIVVTTYEGIHNHPCEKLMETLTPLLKQMQFLSRF